Proteins found in one Parasteatoda tepidariorum isolate YZ-2023 chromosome 7, CAS_Ptep_4.0, whole genome shotgun sequence genomic segment:
- the LOC139425962 gene encoding sterile alpha motif domain-containing protein 15-like, with protein sequence MNLGSEDYLDLELPPCIQWSAAEVASWIENLGFPQYKECFESNFITGRKLILIEASHLPKMGVTDFEDIKSITAAIRKLLNTRYIGYFRNLSMTPREPWALFLEKHSRTGEKVANLKYSNFLKNTGLKHNEG encoded by the exons ATGAATCTTGGATCTGAAGACTATCTTGATTTGGAACTACCTCCATGTATTCAATGGAGTGCTGCTGAAGTCGCATCATGGATTGAAAATTTAGGATTTCCACAATACAAA gaatgctttgaaagcaattttattactggtcgaaaattaattctaatcgAAGCTTCACACTTACCGAAAATGGGAGTGACAGATTTTGAAGACATTAAG AGTATAACAGCAGCCATCAGAAAATTACTGAATACCAGATATATTGGATATTTTCGAAACCTGTCTATGACACCAAGAGAACCTTGGGCATTGTTCTTGGAAAAACACAGCAGAACTGGTGAGAAAGTAGCtaatcttaaatattcaaatttcttgaaaaatactgGACTGAAGCACAATGAAGGttga